Proteins encoded within one genomic window of Acidihalobacter prosperus:
- a CDS encoding Ldh family oxidoreductase, translated as MTRLAHEDLIDLVARALINAGTREDNARCVAAALVAADLDGLSSHGVSRLPSYADQAASGKVDGHARPTIESPATAALCVDARCGFAFPAIAAGLEAALARVRETGVVALAVRNSHHFGVAGHPVEHAAQRGIAALAFGNSPAGIAPWGGSKAIFGTNPIAFATPRVGQEPLVVDLSMSKVARGKVMVARDRNQPIPDDWALDAQGRPTTDPRAVLEGGTMLPMGDAKGAALTLVVEILAAGLTGSRFGFEASSFFTADGDPPRVGQLFILLDPVRLGGESYPQRLERLIEAIVSQPGTRLPGERRLSARARHRAEGIELPDALYDEIRRRAGQA; from the coding sequence ATGACGCGCCTTGCCCATGAAGACCTGATCGACCTGGTCGCACGCGCCCTGATCAATGCCGGCACCCGCGAAGATAATGCCCGCTGCGTGGCCGCCGCGCTGGTGGCCGCCGATCTCGACGGGCTATCGTCGCACGGCGTCTCGCGTCTGCCGAGCTATGCCGATCAGGCCGCGAGCGGCAAGGTGGACGGGCACGCGCGTCCCACGATCGAGTCGCCGGCCACCGCCGCGTTGTGCGTGGATGCCCGCTGCGGATTCGCGTTTCCGGCCATTGCCGCCGGTCTCGAAGCCGCGCTGGCGCGCGTGCGCGAGACCGGCGTGGTCGCGCTCGCGGTGCGCAATTCGCACCATTTCGGCGTCGCCGGACACCCAGTCGAGCATGCCGCGCAACGCGGCATCGCCGCACTGGCCTTCGGCAACTCGCCGGCGGGCATCGCCCCCTGGGGCGGATCGAAGGCCATCTTCGGCACCAACCCCATCGCCTTCGCCACGCCGCGTGTGGGGCAGGAACCCCTGGTCGTCGATCTATCCATGAGCAAGGTGGCGCGTGGCAAGGTCATGGTGGCGCGCGATCGCAACCAGCCGATCCCGGACGATTGGGCGCTCGATGCCCAAGGACGCCCCACCACCGACCCGCGCGCGGTGCTCGAAGGCGGCACCATGCTGCCGATGGGCGACGCCAAGGGCGCGGCGCTGACCCTGGTGGTCGAAATTCTGGCCGCCGGCCTGACCGGCTCGCGTTTCGGCTTCGAGGCCAGCTCGTTCTTCACCGCGGACGGGGATCCGCCGAGGGTAGGGCAGCTGTTCATACTGCTCGATCCCGTGCGACTCGGCGGCGAATCCTATCCTCAGCGTCTGGAACGGCTTATCGAAGCCATCGTATCGCAGCCGGGTACCCGGCTGCCCGGCGAACGAAGGCTGAGCGCGCGCGCCCGGCATCGCGCGGAAGGCATCGAACTGCCCGACGCGCTTTACGATGAAATCCGCCGGCGTGCGGGGCAGGCGTGA
- a CDS encoding sulfite exporter TauE/SafE family protein: protein MDATAWLVASIALVLFCGGFIKGAIGIGMPVFVVSVLGGFLTPHLVIAILLVPIVVSNLWQCLSSVHLRWALARFWPLILAFGLGTWAGTRLLVSVPTEGLFVLLGCVVLGFCLTSWLNPHLHLPPRLEGGAGPLVGLFAGVLNGVSLINGPPLILYLVALRLEREHFIGAYGLIALCGSVPLSASLIGLGVVTLPQLWWSTLALIPVMLGLALGQYLRRRIDQARFRRLLLVALALLGANLLRRGVMG from the coding sequence ATGGACGCGACCGCATGGCTGGTCGCGTCCATTGCGCTGGTGCTGTTCTGCGGCGGATTCATCAAGGGCGCCATCGGTATCGGCATGCCGGTATTCGTGGTTTCGGTACTGGGCGGCTTTCTGACGCCGCATCTGGTGATCGCCATTCTGCTCGTGCCCATCGTGGTTTCAAACCTCTGGCAATGCCTGAGCAGCGTCCATCTGCGCTGGGCGCTGGCACGTTTCTGGCCGCTTATACTCGCCTTCGGTCTCGGCACCTGGGCCGGCACACGGCTGCTGGTCAGCGTGCCGACGGAGGGGCTGTTCGTGCTGCTGGGCTGCGTGGTGCTGGGGTTCTGCCTGACCTCGTGGCTCAACCCGCACCTGCATCTGCCGCCGCGCCTGGAAGGCGGCGCCGGCCCGCTCGTGGGCCTGTTCGCAGGTGTGCTCAATGGCGTGTCGCTGATCAACGGCCCCCCGCTGATCCTGTATCTGGTCGCGCTGCGGCTCGAACGCGAGCATTTCATTGGCGCCTACGGCCTGATCGCACTGTGCGGTTCGGTCCCGCTGAGCGCTTCACTGATCGGGCTCGGCGTGGTCACTCTGCCGCAGCTGTGGTGGTCGACCCTGGCACTGATCCCCGTCATGCTGGGCCTTGCACTCGGCCAGTATTTGCGCCGGCGTATCGATCAGGCCCGCTTCCGCCGCCTGCTGCTCGTCGCACTGGCCCTGTTGGGCGCCAACCTGCTGAGGCGGGGCGTGATGGGCTGA
- a CDS encoding glycine cleavage system protein H: MSTYRGCELPEDLYYDLDYVWVRVEADGSLTVGITDPAQTFAGRILRARIKKPGTRIAAGRHVATLESGKWAGGVPIPFEATVIERNEEVLEDGHLINIDPYRDAWVARLQPTEGAEIALSALHTGATAENALKAWIERYDIQCLRCSD; the protein is encoded by the coding sequence ATGAGCACCTACCGTGGCTGCGAACTGCCGGAGGATCTGTACTACGATCTCGATTACGTATGGGTGCGAGTGGAGGCTGACGGCAGCCTCACTGTGGGCATTACCGATCCTGCGCAAACCTTCGCCGGTCGCATCCTCCGTGCGCGCATCAAGAAGCCCGGCACCCGAATCGCCGCAGGACGGCATGTGGCGACGCTCGAAAGCGGCAAATGGGCCGGCGGCGTGCCGATCCCCTTCGAGGCGACCGTGATCGAGCGCAACGAGGAGGTGCTCGAGGACGGCCATCTGATCAATATCGATCCCTATCGCGATGCCTGGGTCGCGCGCCTGCAACCGACGGAGGGCGCCGAGATCGCACTCTCGGCGCTGCATACGGGCGCGACTGCCGAGAATGCGCTCAAGGCCTGGATCGAGCGTTACGATATCCAGTGCCTGCGCTGTTCGGACTGA
- a CDS encoding hemerythrin domain-containing protein translates to MIHVKAPKGALLSACVRQQQEDFRHMTHFDRAFLGEHREMEQRLREVGLHVSRGEWDLAAATVERQKAHLAHHIDVEERLVYPAFEAQADGEGLRTLAFLRKRHLELPVFFDELSDALAERDSELAQETLETLLRIIADHHQSEEKDVFPCFEPTASLAAVGLQAAHALEDGR, encoded by the coding sequence TTGATCCACGTCAAGGCGCCAAAGGGCGCGCTGTTGTCTGCTTGTGTCAGGCAACAACAGGAGGATTTTAGGCATATGACACACTTCGATCGTGCATTTCTGGGCGAGCATCGCGAGATGGAGCAGCGCCTAAGGGAGGTCGGCCTGCACGTGTCGCGCGGCGAATGGGATCTGGCGGCGGCAACCGTCGAACGCCAGAAGGCGCATCTCGCGCATCACATAGACGTGGAAGAACGTTTGGTCTATCCGGCGTTCGAGGCGCAGGCCGACGGGGAAGGGTTGCGCACCCTCGCCTTTCTGCGCAAGCGACATCTCGAGCTGCCGGTGTTTTTCGACGAGTTGTCGGACGCTTTGGCCGAGCGCGACTCGGAATTGGCACAGGAGACGCTGGAAACCCTGCTGCGGATCATTGCCGATCACCATCAAAGCGAAGAGAAGGACGTGTTTCCCTGCTTCGAACCGACCGCGTCGCTGGCGGCCGTCGGGCTGCAGGCGGCGCACGCGCTGGAGGACGGCAGATGA
- a CDS encoding thioredoxin family protein, whose product MNMKVQLLVSQWCPSCPQAERVWEQVATAHEDIDYAVLDVAVRPGRDIVANLMIRSIPATVIDGKLYGVGVPSVADADAYLAKARNTREGVAG is encoded by the coding sequence ATGAACATGAAAGTCCAATTATTGGTTTCACAATGGTGCCCAAGCTGCCCACAGGCCGAACGTGTCTGGGAACAGGTCGCAACGGCGCACGAGGACATCGATTACGCAGTGCTCGACGTGGCCGTCAGGCCAGGGCGAGACATCGTCGCCAACCTGATGATCCGCAGCATCCCCGCCACGGTGATCGACGGTAAGCTATACGGCGTCGGCGTACCCAGCGTGGCCGATGCCGACGCCTACCTGGCGAAAGCGCGAAACACGCGCGAAGGGGTGGCTGGCTAG
- a CDS encoding DUF1697 domain-containing protein, which produces MESQIALLRGINVGGKNNLSMNELVGYFHEKGCHNVQTYIQSGNVVFEHDKTWGASEAAEIAQAIAASKGFSPHILILSAYDWLRVIDDNPFPTDDGKALHCFFLDSTPEQPNLARLDKLKTAAESYRLAGQVFYLFAPDGIGRSKLAAAVESALGIPVTARNFNTVQKLATMLHEA; this is translated from the coding sequence GTGGAATCCCAGATCGCGTTGCTGCGCGGCATCAATGTCGGCGGCAAAAACAACCTGTCCATGAACGAACTGGTCGGGTACTTCCATGAGAAAGGCTGCCACAACGTCCAAACGTACATCCAAAGCGGCAATGTCGTTTTCGAGCATGACAAAACCTGGGGAGCATCGGAAGCAGCGGAGATCGCCCAGGCCATTGCTGCCAGCAAGGGATTCTCGCCGCACATCCTGATCCTGAGCGCGTACGACTGGTTGCGGGTGATCGACGACAATCCGTTCCCAACGGACGATGGCAAGGCATTGCATTGCTTCTTTCTCGATTCGACGCCGGAGCAGCCAAATCTTGCACGCCTCGACAAGCTGAAAACGGCAGCAGAGTCGTATCGGCTCGCGGGACAGGTGTTCTATCTTTTCGCACCAGACGGAATAGGTCGCTCAAAACTCGCGGCTGCCGTCGAATCGGCGCTCGGCATCCCGGTCACGGCCAGAAACTTCAATACGGTGCAAAAACTGGCAACCATGCTCCACGAGGCATGA
- a CDS encoding prephenate dehydratase, with product MTAKIAYQGEPGSNSHIACCKARPDHEPLSCRTFEDVFAAVRSGHAELAMLPVENSIAGRVADIHHLLPESSLRMQAEHFQPIRFHLMARPGVTLDDVREAHSHTMALGQCRIFLRRHDILAVTAVDTAGAAREVSESGRHDIAAIAPMMAAEVYGLNILAQNIEDHAHNTTRFVVMGKTLLHAERMSAEQDFVTAFLFRVRNTPAALYKAMGGFATNGVNMTKLESYMVDGSFTATQFYAEVDGHPDDRNVRLALEELDFFTSQLDIMGVYLAHPYRRSGRHDD from the coding sequence ATGACCGCCAAAATCGCCTACCAGGGGGAGCCTGGCTCGAACTCCCATATCGCATGTTGCAAGGCACGCCCGGATCATGAACCGCTGTCGTGCAGAACCTTCGAGGATGTATTCGCGGCCGTGCGGAGTGGTCACGCCGAACTCGCGATGCTCCCGGTCGAAAATTCCATTGCCGGGCGTGTCGCGGACATCCATCACCTGCTGCCAGAATCCAGCCTGCGGATGCAGGCCGAACATTTTCAGCCAATCCGGTTTCACTTGATGGCCAGACCCGGCGTCACACTCGACGACGTCCGCGAAGCCCACTCGCATACCATGGCACTGGGACAGTGCCGCATCTTCCTGCGCCGGCACGACATCCTGGCCGTGACGGCCGTCGATACGGCCGGCGCCGCCCGCGAAGTATCGGAATCCGGGCGCCATGACATTGCCGCAATCGCCCCGATGATGGCGGCCGAGGTCTACGGGCTGAACATCCTCGCGCAGAATATCGAGGATCACGCACACAACACCACGCGCTTTGTGGTGATGGGCAAGACGCTTCTGCATGCCGAGCGGATGTCCGCCGAGCAGGATTTCGTCACCGCGTTTCTCTTTCGCGTGCGCAATACGCCGGCCGCGCTCTACAAGGCGATGGGTGGGTTCGCGACGAACGGTGTGAACATGACCAAGCTGGAAAGCTACATGGTCGACGGCTCGTTCACGGCCACGCAGTTCTATGCGGAAGTCGACGGCCACCCTGACGACCGCAATGTGCGGCTGGCGCTCGAAGAACTGGACTTTTTCACTTCGCAGCTCGACATCATGGGCGTCTATCTGGCGCACCCGTACCGTCGTAGCGGGCGTCATGATGACTAA
- a CDS encoding alkaline phosphatase family protein yields the protein MAIRPYVELSGSHKPEPAARRIAHVPADEIVEISIYLKPHPDEAAAAAPEARQDMDQRRTHIYRAELECVLAFAHETGLSVVAVEPGRRRVRLSAPAERMEAAFRTRLDHYHDGRRLFRGRSGTLHVPEDVAAVAEAVLGLDTRPIAEPRHVVPLLDAAAMPGHLPNQVARLYDFPTDTTGAGQCIGLIELGGGYLDTDTQTAFQTMGLNPPQVTAVSVDGAINQPNPNQGADGEVALDIQVAGGAAPGARIAVYFAPNTDAGFVDAIGAAAHDRGNAPSVLSISWGSPESTWTHQALQAMNHALADAARLGVSVFVAAGDNLATDGINDGRAHVDFPASSPWAAGCGGTAISVRNGAIVDEVVWNDGQRGTGGGISEIFGVPSFQKGLAMPPNVSTGRSGRGVPDIAADAAPSTGYLVVVQGQMTTVGGTSAVAPLWAGLTALINARGGRPLGFFLPQLYQSPQWLRPITQGNNMPAGSDIGYRANNGWSPCAGLGVPRGQLLADGLAKPPASGVVPRPAARPALAADDPLARIDHVVVLMLENRSFDHMLGYLYADSGNRSPIGHPFDGLTGQEANPDAQGRSVPVFPIDPQRDHAYFMPGADPGEGYAATNAQLFGSIHAPTPPDATNQGFVADFAYTLDWEQRARRSILPGTQPEDIMGMYTPAMLPVLSGLARGYAVCDRWFSSVPTETLPNRAFASAATSQGHMNDDTKHFTCPSIFGRLEQAGIDWSIYGYDAEPLTRYTFADVTRASEQHFGRFRDFKAAARAGNLPAYSFLEPSWGADGNSQHPNYDVARGEQLMLDVYRALRSGPAWARTLLIITYDEHGGCYDHVAPPTHAVAPDDSIGEYGFDFTRFGLRVPTVLVSPLIPAGTVFRASEEGTPLDHTSILSTLERRWGLPPLTRRDAAAPHIGGVLSLDTPRTDDPLAGIAAPQTSGKHPAARQPSHLEQVLAELVSGLDVPDGEGGREPRPSLRSARACRRYIKRRTEAWKAAREDR from the coding sequence ATGGCCATCCGTCCCTACGTCGAACTGTCCGGCAGCCACAAGCCCGAACCCGCCGCAAGGCGCATCGCCCACGTTCCCGCAGACGAGATCGTCGAGATCAGCATCTATCTCAAGCCGCACCCTGACGAGGCGGCAGCGGCTGCGCCCGAAGCGCGCCAGGACATGGATCAGCGCCGCACGCATATCTACCGCGCCGAGTTGGAATGCGTGCTCGCCTTTGCCCATGAAACCGGGTTGAGTGTCGTCGCCGTGGAGCCTGGGCGGCGACGGGTACGGTTGTCGGCACCCGCCGAGCGCATGGAAGCCGCGTTCCGCACCCGGCTCGATCATTACCACGATGGCCGGCGGCTGTTCCGTGGGCGTAGCGGCACGCTGCATGTGCCAGAGGACGTGGCCGCCGTGGCGGAAGCGGTACTCGGCCTCGACACCCGGCCGATCGCCGAGCCGCGGCATGTGGTCCCGTTGCTCGATGCGGCCGCCATGCCGGGGCATCTGCCCAACCAGGTCGCCCGATTGTACGACTTCCCGACCGACACCACCGGCGCCGGACAGTGCATCGGGCTGATCGAACTCGGCGGCGGCTACCTCGATACGGATACGCAAACCGCCTTCCAGACGATGGGGCTCAATCCGCCGCAGGTGACCGCGGTCTCGGTCGACGGCGCGATCAACCAGCCGAATCCGAACCAGGGGGCCGACGGAGAAGTGGCGCTCGACATCCAGGTTGCCGGAGGTGCGGCGCCCGGCGCGCGTATCGCCGTCTATTTCGCGCCCAACACCGACGCCGGTTTCGTCGATGCGATCGGCGCCGCCGCTCATGATCGCGGCAACGCGCCGTCCGTGCTCTCCATCAGTTGGGGCAGCCCTGAAAGCACCTGGACACACCAGGCCTTGCAGGCCATGAATCATGCGCTCGCCGACGCCGCACGGCTTGGCGTATCCGTATTCGTGGCCGCCGGCGACAACCTCGCCACCGACGGCATCAACGACGGCCGCGCGCATGTCGACTTTCCGGCCTCAAGCCCCTGGGCCGCCGGCTGCGGCGGCACCGCGATCAGCGTGCGCAATGGCGCCATCGTCGACGAGGTGGTGTGGAACGACGGCCAGCGCGGTACCGGAGGCGGCATCAGCGAGATATTCGGCGTACCGTCGTTCCAGAAGGGGCTCGCCATGCCGCCCAATGTCAGCACCGGACGCAGCGGTCGCGGCGTGCCGGACATCGCTGCCGACGCCGCACCGTCGACCGGCTATCTCGTGGTGGTGCAAGGACAGATGACCACCGTCGGCGGCACCAGTGCGGTCGCGCCGCTGTGGGCGGGACTGACCGCCCTGATCAACGCCCGCGGCGGCCGCCCGCTCGGTTTCTTCCTGCCGCAGCTGTATCAGTCGCCGCAATGGCTGCGGCCGATCACCCAGGGCAACAACATGCCCGCCGGCAGCGACATCGGCTATCGCGCGAACAACGGCTGGAGCCCATGTGCGGGCCTCGGCGTGCCGCGCGGCCAGTTGTTGGCCGACGGACTGGCCAAACCGCCGGCATCGGGCGTCGTACCCAGGCCCGCGGCTAGGCCCGCGCTCGCCGCGGACGACCCGCTGGCGCGCATCGACCACGTCGTCGTCCTGATGCTGGAAAACCGCTCCTTCGATCACATGCTCGGCTATCTCTACGCCGACAGCGGCAACCGCTCGCCCATCGGGCACCCGTTTGACGGCCTGACCGGACAGGAAGCCAACCCCGACGCACAGGGGCGCAGCGTGCCCGTTTTTCCTATCGACCCGCAACGCGATCATGCCTATTTCATGCCCGGCGCCGACCCCGGCGAAGGCTATGCCGCCACCAACGCCCAGCTGTTCGGCAGTATCCATGCACCAACACCGCCCGACGCCACCAACCAGGGCTTCGTGGCCGACTTCGCCTACACCCTGGACTGGGAACAACGCGCCCGACGCTCGATCCTGCCGGGCACCCAGCCAGAAGACATCATGGGCATGTACACGCCCGCCATGCTGCCGGTGCTTTCGGGATTGGCGCGCGGTTACGCGGTCTGCGACCGCTGGTTCAGCTCGGTGCCAACGGAAACCCTGCCCAACCGCGCCTTCGCGAGTGCCGCCACTTCGCAGGGGCACATGAACGACGACACCAAGCATTTCACCTGCCCCAGCATCTTCGGGCGGTTGGAACAGGCTGGCATCGACTGGTCGATCTACGGCTACGACGCCGAACCGCTGACGCGCTACACCTTCGCCGACGTGACCCGTGCCAGCGAACAGCATTTCGGGCGCTTTCGCGACTTCAAGGCCGCGGCCCGGGCCGGCAACCTGCCGGCCTACAGCTTCCTCGAACCCAGCTGGGGGGCGGACGGCAACAGCCAGCACCCCAATTACGACGTGGCCCGCGGCGAACAGCTCATGCTCGACGTCTATCGCGCCCTGCGCAGCGGGCCAGCATGGGCACGCACCCTGCTGATCATCACCTATGACGAGCACGGCGGCTGTTACGATCACGTTGCCCCGCCTACCCACGCAGTCGCGCCCGATGACAGCATCGGCGAATACGGCTTCGATTTCACCCGCTTCGGCCTGCGTGTGCCCACGGTGCTGGTCTCGCCGTTGATCCCCGCCGGTACCGTATTCCGAGCGTCGGAAGAGGGGACACCGCTCGACCACACCTCGATCCTCAGCACGCTCGAACGGCGCTGGGGGCTGCCGCCGCTGACGCGCCGCGATGCCGCCGCACCGCACATCGGCGGCGTCCTCTCCCTCGACACGCCGCGCACCGACGACCCGCTGGCGGGCATCGCCGCGCCGCAGACCTCGGGCAAGCATCCCGCCGCCCGCCAGCCCTCGCATCTGGAGCAGGTGCTGGCCGAACTGGTCTCCGGTCTCGACGTGCCGGACGGGGAGGGCGGCCGCGAACCGCGTCCGTCACTGCGTTCGGCCCGTGCCTGTCGCCGCTACATCAAGCGCCGCACCGAAGCGTGGAAGGCCGCACGTGAGGATCGTTGA
- a CDS encoding penicillin-binding protein 1A, which translates to MRRDQNRGTREEGRFWRITGQVVLLVVVVGGLGVGSWLTYLWQTLPSVAELKHWKPATPLRIYAANGQLLSVDGPRLRDTLQSQQIPEQLRNAFVSAENGHFWSNNPLYYPVSFPGILRAAWIDLIHFAPVQGASTIPEQVARNFYLSPKKTITRKVREILLAYKLARHFSHRDILDLYLNKIYLGNGAYGVGAAAQIYYGKPVDELTLPQMAMLAGLPAAPEYFNPLANPKDARSRRNYVIGRMLAHGYITAQQAREAEAAPLSAQYHNEGRNIARYATQWIERWLVSQYGADMTYRSGLQVYTTIVPRLQTAANESVAIGLENYSMGLDSLDPKHYRGPVGHLDKAQIEQALNGVRPKLLPPQDPANLRWGLVLSADHAHAQVSLEGQETVTLGQRAVAWTAGTPGSNGEQHPVDMGRLLKRGDVVWLRHYVDPGWPANGEDWRTAVWKTPAPGAAGWQLTQIPKVQGALVGMDNATGAIVSLAGGFSYSLSHFDRALYAYRQPGSSFKPFVYAAALDGPELLAHGKSNYLTPVSLIADTPLKIKLPNGTYYKPTNYEKTFSNTPIPLWKDLADSINVPSVRILMHVGIPYAIDYAKQFGFKKSQLPPVPSLVLGAADVTPLQMTRAYAVFSNGGFLVKPYLITKVVKADGDTLPLKNCALCVTQPPAKPAITPGVAYLMTRMLQRVIQDGTGIAAKPLGHFLAGKTGTTNDEKNAWFVGYGRHYIASTWVGFDNNQPMGHWAAGAREALPIWIHYMKTALADEGSYPFFRPQDITQASINPKTGTLESDGGETFDFLSGFLPPASAPEIPLFGPGTSIEMPANATTPSASGNGNGGNSFLQQFGNSPLHNPPGNNGNGANGGQNGGNGPLF; encoded by the coding sequence ATGAGACGCGATCAAAACCGCGGTACGCGCGAGGAAGGCCGTTTTTGGCGTATCACGGGGCAGGTGGTGTTGCTGGTCGTCGTGGTCGGCGGCCTGGGTGTCGGCTCCTGGCTGACCTACCTGTGGCAGACACTGCCCTCGGTGGCGGAACTCAAACACTGGAAGCCCGCCACGCCTCTGCGCATCTACGCCGCCAACGGCCAGCTACTGTCCGTCGACGGCCCCCGGCTGCGCGACACCCTGCAGTCGCAGCAGATCCCGGAACAGCTGCGCAATGCCTTCGTCTCGGCCGAGAACGGCCATTTCTGGAGCAACAACCCGCTCTACTACCCGGTCAGTTTCCCCGGCATCCTGCGTGCCGCCTGGATCGACCTGATTCACTTCGCGCCGGTGCAGGGTGCGAGCACGATCCCCGAGCAGGTTGCGCGCAATTTCTATCTTTCGCCGAAAAAGACCATCACCCGCAAGGTGCGCGAAATCCTGTTGGCCTACAAGCTGGCCCGCCATTTCAGTCATCGCGACATCCTCGATCTGTACCTGAACAAGATCTATCTTGGCAATGGCGCCTACGGTGTCGGCGCGGCGGCGCAGATCTATTACGGCAAACCGGTTGACGAGTTGACGCTGCCGCAGATGGCGATGTTGGCGGGCCTGCCGGCGGCGCCGGAATACTTCAATCCGCTGGCCAATCCCAAGGATGCGCGCTCGCGCAGGAACTACGTGATCGGACGCATGCTTGCGCACGGTTACATCACCGCGCAGCAGGCGCGTGAGGCCGAAGCCGCGCCATTGAGCGCCCAATATCACAACGAAGGGCGCAACATTGCCCGCTACGCAACCCAGTGGATCGAACGCTGGCTGGTGTCGCAGTACGGCGCGGACATGACCTACCGCAGTGGACTGCAGGTCTACACGACCATCGTCCCGCGATTGCAGACGGCGGCCAACGAATCCGTGGCCATCGGCCTCGAGAACTACTCGATGGGTCTCGACAGCCTCGATCCCAAGCATTACCGGGGGCCGGTGGGGCATCTCGACAAAGCGCAGATCGAGCAGGCGCTCAACGGCGTGAGGCCGAAGTTGCTACCGCCACAGGATCCCGCGAACCTGCGCTGGGGACTGGTGCTGTCCGCCGATCATGCTCATGCCCAGGTGTCGCTGGAAGGGCAGGAAACCGTCACCCTCGGCCAGCGTGCCGTCGCCTGGACCGCCGGCACGCCCGGCAGCAATGGCGAACAGCATCCCGTCGACATGGGGCGCTTGCTCAAGCGCGGCGATGTCGTCTGGCTGCGCCATTACGTCGACCCGGGCTGGCCCGCGAACGGAGAGGACTGGCGCACCGCCGTGTGGAAGACGCCGGCTCCCGGCGCGGCCGGCTGGCAGCTGACGCAGATTCCGAAAGTGCAGGGCGCGCTGGTGGGTATGGACAACGCCACCGGGGCCATCGTGTCGCTGGCCGGCGGCTTCAGCTACTCACTCAGCCATTTCGACCGCGCGCTGTACGCCTATCGCCAGCCCGGCTCGTCGTTCAAGCCCTTCGTCTATGCCGCCGCCCTGGATGGTCCCGAGCTGCTGGCGCACGGCAAATCGAACTACCTGACGCCGGTCTCGCTGATCGCGGACACGCCGCTCAAGATCAAATTGCCCAACGGTACTTACTACAAGCCGACCAACTACGAAAAAACCTTCTCCAACACGCCGATCCCGCTGTGGAAGGATCTGGCCGACTCGATCAACGTGCCCAGTGTGCGCATCCTGATGCACGTCGGCATCCCATACGCCATCGACTACGCCAAACAGTTCGGCTTCAAGAAATCGCAGTTGCCGCCCGTACCCTCGCTGGTGCTCGGCGCCGCCGACGTTACGCCGCTACAGATGACGCGCGCCTACGCCGTTTTCTCCAACGGCGGCTTCCTGGTCAAGCCCTACCTGATCACCAAGGTCGTCAAGGCCGATGGCGATACGCTGCCGCTCAAGAACTGCGCCCTCTGCGTGACCCAGCCGCCCGCCAAGCCCGCGATCACGCCGGGCGTTGCCTATCTCATGACCCGCATGCTGCAGCGCGTCATCCAGGACGGCACCGGTATCGCGGCCAAGCCGTTGGGTCATTTCCTCGCCGGCAAGACGGGTACCACCAACGACGAGAAAAATGCTTGGTTCGTGGGCTACGGACGGCATTACATCGCCTCGACCTGGGTCGGTTTCGACAACAACCAGCCCATGGGCCATTGGGCGGCCGGTGCCCGCGAGGCACTACCGATCTGGATCCATTACATGAAGACCGCACTGGCGGACGAGGGCAGCTACCCCTTCTTTCGCCCCCAGGACATCACCCAGGCGAGCATCAATCCCAAGACCGGTACGCTGGAGTCGGACGGCGGCGAGACCTTCGATTTTCTTTCCGGATTCCTGCCTCCGGCCAGCGCGCCCGAGATTCCGCTGTTCGGGCCGGGCACCAGCATCGAAATGCCGGCGAACGCAACCACGCCGAGCGCCAGCGGCAACGGCAACGGCGGCAACAGCTTCCTGCAACAGTTCGGCAACTCGCCGCTGCACAATCCACCTGGCAACAACGGCAATGGCGCCAATGGCGGCCAAAATGGGGGCAACGGGCCGCTGTTTTGA